A portion of the Candidatus Hydrogenedentota bacterium genome contains these proteins:
- a CDS encoding cyclic nucleotide-binding domain-containing protein translates to MSLEPEKLDLLVKRVDLFHGLDRDDVGKIFSKGMTVRALKDEVIFFKGTTGSQMYVVLVGKMGVYNGEDRIAVLAPGEMFGEMALVNREPRSATVKAEADSVLFVLTESTFQNLLSKRVAIQILLNIIRTLSVRLKRKNIESLA, encoded by the coding sequence ATGAGTCTTGAACCTGAAAAACTGGATTTGCTGGTGAAACGGGTGGATTTGTTCCACGGGCTGGACCGGGACGATGTGGGAAAGATCTTCTCCAAGGGGATGACCGTCCGGGCGCTGAAGGACGAGGTGATCTTTTTCAAGGGCACGACGGGCAGCCAGATGTACGTGGTGCTGGTGGGGAAAATGGGGGTCTACAACGGGGAGGACCGCATCGCCGTTCTGGCCCCCGGGGAAATGTTCGGGGAAATGGCGCTGGTGAACCGGGAGCCGCGCTCGGCCACGGTGAAGGCGGAGGCGGACAGCGTGCTGTTCGTGCTGACGGAGAGCACGTTCCAGAACCTGCTGTCGAAGCGGGTGGCCATCCAGATCCTGCTGAACATCATCCGCACGCTCAGCGTGCGCCTCAAGAGGAAGAACATCGAGTCGCTGGCGTGA
- a CDS encoding DUF4914 family protein, giving the protein MWQKLNPPADARAVLEASPNVIVAQHSGELIDLACGGPGSDAFEVGYDVPGQGYVVEARVARVRNGVCANYPDAYMRRRDPDCMFIGDDEPSDKPTYREHFGKDFEELRAATLDWLKGRELAVFGFVAGQRKMGADALVIAPANAGFFAFGLALLQGILPLDALPKRFSPKLVIYVAPPFRHTHFDGRQVVVHKRSGDLHEIYAYNLYPGPSAKKGVYGGLLALGEREGWVTAHCSTVQVVTPYDNTLTIMHEGASGGGKSEMLEVAHREADGRLPLGTNTVTGERRFIEIPRGCELRPVTDDMALCHPSLQRGDGKLTVADAENAWFVRVNHITHYATDPHFERLTAEPPEPLLFLNVDAVPRSRALIWEHIEDSPGKPCPNPRVIVPRRSFPGIMDTPVAVDVRSLGVRTPPCTAERPTYGIIGLFHLLPPALSWLWRLVAPRGFANPSITDTEGMTSEGVGSYWPFATGRRVDHANLLLNQIVATPKVVHILTPNQHVGAWEMGFMPQWITREYLARRGVAKFRPDQIRPARCALLGHALHHLTVEGNALPRWLLQVNTQPEVGDEAYDEGAEVLTEFFHKHLREFLHDDLHPLGRTIIECCLDHGQVDDYQSLIATSYLAPDRG; this is encoded by the coding sequence ATGTGGCAGAAACTGAACCCGCCCGCCGATGCCCGGGCCGTCCTGGAGGCGAGCCCGAACGTGATCGTCGCCCAGCACAGCGGCGAACTCATAGACCTGGCCTGCGGCGGCCCCGGCAGCGACGCCTTCGAGGTCGGGTATGACGTGCCCGGACAGGGCTATGTCGTGGAGGCCCGGGTCGCCCGCGTGCGCAACGGGGTCTGCGCGAACTACCCCGACGCCTACATGCGCCGGCGCGACCCGGACTGCATGTTCATCGGGGACGACGAGCCGTCGGACAAGCCGACCTACCGGGAGCACTTCGGGAAGGATTTTGAGGAGCTGCGCGCCGCCACCCTGGACTGGCTCAAGGGGCGCGAGCTGGCCGTGTTCGGGTTCGTGGCCGGCCAGCGCAAGATGGGGGCGGACGCCCTGGTGATCGCCCCGGCCAACGCGGGATTCTTCGCCTTCGGCCTGGCGCTGCTCCAGGGCATCCTGCCGCTGGACGCGCTGCCCAAGCGCTTCTCCCCGAAGCTGGTCATCTATGTCGCGCCGCCGTTCCGCCACACCCATTTCGACGGCCGCCAGGTGGTGGTGCACAAGCGCTCCGGCGACCTCCACGAGATATACGCCTACAACCTGTACCCCGGCCCCAGCGCGAAGAAGGGCGTCTACGGCGGCCTGCTCGCCCTCGGCGAGCGCGAGGGCTGGGTCACGGCCCACTGCTCCACCGTGCAGGTGGTCACGCCCTACGACAACACCCTGACCATCATGCACGAGGGCGCCAGCGGCGGCGGCAAGTCGGAGATGCTCGAGGTCGCCCACCGCGAGGCCGACGGCCGCCTGCCGCTGGGGACGAACACCGTCACGGGCGAGCGCCGCTTCATTGAGATTCCCCGGGGCTGCGAGCTGCGCCCCGTCACGGACGACATGGCCCTGTGCCACCCCTCGCTCCAGCGCGGCGACGGCAAGCTGACGGTGGCCGACGCGGAGAACGCGTGGTTCGTCCGGGTGAACCACATCACCCACTACGCCACGGACCCGCATTTCGAGCGCCTGACAGCGGAGCCGCCGGAGCCGCTGCTGTTCCTCAACGTGGACGCGGTGCCCCGGAGCCGCGCCCTGATCTGGGAGCACATCGAGGACAGCCCCGGAAAGCCCTGCCCCAACCCGCGCGTCATCGTGCCGCGGCGCAGCTTTCCCGGCATCATGGACACCCCGGTGGCCGTGGACGTGCGGAGCCTGGGCGTGCGCACGCCCCCCTGCACCGCCGAGCGCCCCACCTACGGCATCATCGGCCTCTTCCACCTGCTGCCCCCGGCGCTGTCGTGGCTGTGGCGGCTCGTGGCGCCGCGCGGCTTCGCCAACCCCAGCATCACGGACACCGAGGGCATGACCAGCGAGGGCGTGGGCTCCTACTGGCCCTTCGCCACGGGGCGCAGGGTGGACCACGCGAACCTGCTGCTGAACCAGATCGTCGCCACGCCCAAGGTGGTGCACATCCTCACGCCGAACCAGCACGTGGGCGCGTGGGAGATGGGGTTCATGCCCCAGTGGATCACCCGCGAGTACCTGGCCCGCCGCGGCGTGGCCAAGTTCAGACCCGACCAGATACGCCCGGCGCGCTGCGCCCTGCTGGGCCACGCCCTGCACCACCTGACGGTGGAGGGCAACGCCCTGCCCCGGTGGCTGCTCCAGGTGAACACGCAGCCCGAGGTGGGCGACGAGGCCTACGACGAGGGCGCGGAGGTTCTCACGGAGTTCTTTCACAAGCACCTGCGCGAGTTCCTGCACGACGACCTGCACCCCCTCGGCCGCACCATCATCGAGTGCTGCCTGGACCACGGGCAGGTGGACGACTACCAGTCGCTCATCGCGACCTCGTACCTGGCGCCGGACCGCGGCTGA
- a CDS encoding HEAT repeat domain-containing protein — translation MLSLGPDALPAIQERLANPEGPAFRRGLAFLLGEIPGEASDRALVRLVCTDQAPVSTTALFQLLHRADLSGPLTFPLTDEELGVLVDAVNRPETHPGGGMIIRLLGLCAKNDVRTRFDPILARFIRDIRYTGEYPKVMGSYVSPRVYTLNGHLLAFGQMGDTSWAPLRAAIQEARSRGETEVGKWLCIAAGYACDPEVADALKPVVLSDPDRYVRLVAIRAYSRSAGQKAVPVLESLLDDPTVGEYDLKSFAPPPKIIALTARAEMHRLTNPD, via the coding sequence TTGCTTTCCTTGGGGCCGGACGCGTTGCCCGCCATTCAGGAGCGGCTTGCGAACCCGGAGGGTCCGGCATTCCGGCGGGGGCTGGCTTTCCTTTTGGGCGAGATTCCCGGGGAGGCGTCGGACCGCGCCCTGGTGCGGCTTGTATGCACTGACCAGGCGCCCGTGTCCACCACGGCCCTGTTTCAACTTCTCCACCGGGCAGACCTGTCGGGGCCGCTCACCTTTCCCCTGACCGATGAGGAACTGGGGGTGCTGGTGGATGCCGTGAACCGGCCGGAAACGCACCCCGGCGGGGGCATGATCATCCGACTGTTGGGCTTGTGCGCGAAAAACGATGTGCGGACGCGGTTCGACCCGATTCTGGCCCGGTTTATCAGGGATATCCGGTACACCGGGGAGTATCCGAAGGTTATGGGGTCGTATGTTTCACCGCGCGTCTACACACTCAACGGGCATCTGCTTGCGTTTGGGCAGATGGGGGACACCTCTTGGGCACCGCTCCGCGCGGCCATTCAGGAGGCCCGCAGCCGGGGCGAGACGGAGGTGGGGAAATGGCTGTGCATTGCGGCGGGGTACGCGTGCGACCCCGAAGTGGCGGACGCCCTCAAGCCGGTGGTCCTTTCCGATCCCGACCGGTATGTGCGTCTGGTGGCGATCCGCGCGTATTCCAGGTCCGCCGGGCAAAAGGCCGTGCCCGTGCTTGAGTCCCTGCTTGACGACCCAACGGTCGGGGAATACGATCTCAAGTCCTTTGCACCGCCGCCGAAGATAATTGCTCTGACGGCCCGCGCGGAAATGCATAGACTAACTAATCCTGACTAG
- a CDS encoding HEAT repeat domain-containing protein — translation MDAIHALMDESAQSGDREASWNRVLALREQLGRCGAEAVPAITARIDGEKDAQTRQVLVAALGMIPGEEVDRFLLRLCCGDSTVGLAAGDQLVMRTERFGPFAFRVPEDQMEALLAMVRDRPVMGVGDPMRILACCHGNDLEPVVRAMLKRFLLEVKAPDDQPPVGGSYTSPRVYMLNKFLLAFRHMPERAVPVLREAHTAAERAGDLEAAKWVAMARGFCRDRAVADALREVVLHDPDRYVRCQAIPAYGWTAGVDAVAVLRPLLEDTTETEYHADFPPTRFIIRNTARDTLMRVLREELGEGAVNNENFEEVLDTVGRR, via the coding sequence ATGGATGCCATTCACGCGCTCATGGATGAATCCGCGCAATCCGGCGACCGGGAGGCCTCGTGGAACCGGGTGCTGGCGCTCCGGGAACAATTGGGGAGGTGCGGTGCCGAGGCGGTGCCCGCAATCACCGCGCGTATTGACGGGGAGAAGGATGCGCAAACGCGGCAGGTGCTGGTTGCCGCGCTGGGCATGATACCGGGCGAGGAGGTGGACCGTTTCCTGCTTCGGCTGTGCTGCGGCGATTCAACGGTGGGGCTGGCCGCGGGCGACCAGCTTGTGATGCGGACGGAACGGTTCGGCCCTTTTGCCTTCCGCGTGCCTGAGGATCAGATGGAGGCGCTGCTGGCCATGGTTCGGGACCGCCCCGTGATGGGGGTGGGCGACCCCATGCGCATTCTGGCATGCTGCCACGGAAACGATCTGGAGCCCGTCGTGCGGGCAATGCTCAAACGGTTCCTGCTGGAGGTGAAAGCCCCGGACGACCAGCCGCCGGTCGGCGGCTCTTATACTTCTCCCCGCGTATACATGTTGAACAAGTTTCTCCTGGCGTTCAGACACATGCCCGAAAGGGCTGTGCCCGTACTGAGAGAGGCCCACACGGCCGCGGAACGTGCGGGGGACTTGGAGGCGGCGAAATGGGTTGCCATGGCCCGGGGATTTTGCAGGGACAGGGCGGTTGCCGACGCCCTGCGGGAGGTGGTGCTGCATGATCCGGACCGTTATGTCCGCTGCCAGGCGATACCCGCCTATGGCTGGACGGCGGGCGTGGATGCGGTGGCCGTGCTCCGGCCGCTGCTGGAGGACACCACGGAGACGGAGTACCACGCGGACTTCCCGCCGACACGGTTCATAATCCGGAACACAGCCCGCGACACGCTGATGCGCGTCCTTCGCGAAGAACTGGGGGAGGGGGCGGTCAACAACGAGAACTTTGAAGAAGTGCTGGACACGGTGGGCCGCAGGTAG
- a CDS encoding trypsin-like serine protease yields the protein MLRGIHYQGGVSAAPWRLAAMVLAAVLFLSAAGAQELPGEKPTDTEISDVPWAPSPPRPQPKVVYGTDDRMDVYQESDPLIRTWAASTCALIYSNKLSVQPDGSYVLTPSAYIRGGYPACPEEPFGDQPTAAFCTGFLVGPDLIATAGHCGMSTETCFVFGWEMLDAATPRLAFDADRVYRFVEQVSHAASGNNDHQIVRVDRAVTAPGARSFGIRRSGEITVGERVGVIGHPAGLPMKIAFGPATAVRSLQPTFFVANLDTYGGNSGSPVLNQDTGVLEGILVRGATDFLFNTADGCFYSNILTDTGGRGEDCTKIAVAAAAIPALVSSAGSVSFSRPYFGCEDTVSVNLEDGDLAGMGLVAVSLAATGGDLETVALEEIPGAGGEFSGTLPLAPGAPVPGDGTLQAAHGELLEALYVDADDGAGNVDVEVTAGAAVDCLPPVISGISVPYIGGTQATIRFTTDKAATPLVLYGTSCADLAGAESGPQGTAHEITLNFLTPETEYFFALSATDIAGNTGTSDNGGACHTFTTLFIPDYLTEVFDSANAVDLAGRMLTLFPDDNPDGYKACLEPAAHFGTDPSSATAVALADDAFVQVDLAGGAAVPFFGTSHTCFFIGSNGYITFGNGDFSWKASLSAHFTFSRISPFLADLNPLKRGRVSWAQLADRVAVTWEDVPAYDSSLLYPPENSHSFQVEMMFDGVIRITWLNLFAADAVAGLSRGGGVPAGFEPSNLAGKPSCGALDPEYAEPHTADTNQDGLVAVGELLRIVQFYNSGGLSCASGTEDGFQPGPGGGTECAFHDADYAPADWTVSLSELLRVVQFYNARGYYRDPYAEDGFRPKFDP from the coding sequence ATGTTGCGCGGAATCCACTATCAGGGCGGCGTTTCGGCCGCGCCTTGGCGTCTTGCGGCGATGGTGCTGGCGGCCGTCCTGTTTCTGTCTGCGGCCGGAGCGCAGGAACTCCCCGGGGAGAAGCCGACCGACACGGAAATCAGCGATGTGCCGTGGGCGCCCTCGCCGCCCCGGCCGCAGCCGAAGGTCGTCTACGGCACGGACGACCGGATGGACGTCTACCAGGAGAGTGACCCGCTGATCCGGACCTGGGCGGCGTCCACCTGCGCGCTCATCTACAGCAACAAACTTTCGGTCCAGCCGGACGGCAGTTATGTCCTCACCCCTTCGGCCTACATTCGCGGCGGCTACCCCGCCTGCCCGGAGGAGCCTTTCGGCGACCAGCCGACGGCAGCCTTCTGCACCGGTTTTCTCGTGGGGCCCGACCTCATCGCCACGGCGGGCCACTGCGGCATGAGCACGGAGACCTGCTTTGTCTTCGGGTGGGAGATGCTGGACGCGGCGACGCCCCGGCTCGCCTTCGATGCCGACCGGGTCTACCGCTTTGTGGAGCAGGTGTCCCACGCGGCGTCGGGGAACAACGACCACCAGATCGTCCGTGTGGACCGCGCGGTCACCGCGCCGGGGGCGCGGTCCTTCGGCATCCGCCGAAGCGGCGAAATCACCGTGGGTGAGCGGGTGGGCGTCATCGGCCACCCGGCGGGCCTGCCCATGAAGATCGCCTTCGGCCCGGCCACGGCGGTGCGCTCCCTCCAGCCCACTTTCTTCGTGGCCAACCTGGACACCTATGGCGGCAATTCCGGCTCGCCGGTGCTCAACCAGGACACGGGGGTGCTGGAGGGTATTCTGGTCCGGGGCGCCACGGATTTCCTGTTCAACACGGCGGATGGCTGCTTTTACAGCAACATCCTCACCGACACCGGCGGGCGCGGCGAGGACTGCACAAAGATCGCCGTCGCCGCCGCGGCGATCCCCGCGCTGGTCAGTTCTGCGGGCAGCGTCTCCTTTTCCCGCCCGTATTTCGGCTGCGAGGACACGGTGTCGGTGAATCTTGAAGACGGCGACCTGGCGGGCATGGGCCTGGTGGCGGTTTCGCTGGCCGCGACCGGGGGGGACTTGGAGACTGTCGCGCTGGAGGAGATCCCCGGCGCGGGCGGCGAGTTTTCGGGAACCCTCCCGCTGGCCCCCGGCGCCCCGGTGCCGGGCGACGGCACGCTGCAGGCGGCGCACGGCGAGCTGCTCGAGGCCCTGTATGTGGACGCGGATGACGGGGCGGGCAACGTGGACGTGGAGGTGACGGCGGGCGCGGCGGTGGACTGCCTGCCCCCGGTCATTTCCGGCATCAGCGTGCCGTATATCGGCGGCACCCAGGCGACGATCCGCTTCACCACGGACAAGGCCGCCACGCCCCTGGTTCTGTATGGCACCTCGTGCGCGGATCTTGCCGGCGCGGAATCCGGCCCCCAGGGCACGGCCCACGAGATCACGCTCAATTTCCTGACCCCGGAGACGGAATACTTCTTCGCCCTGTCCGCCACGGACATCGCGGGCAACACCGGCACCTCCGACAACGGCGGCGCGTGCCACACCTTCACCACCCTGTTCATCCCCGACTATCTGACGGAGGTGTTTGACTCGGCGAACGCCGTGGACCTCGCCGGGCGCATGCTCACGCTGTTCCCCGACGACAACCCGGACGGCTACAAGGCGTGCCTGGAACCCGCGGCCCATTTCGGCACGGATCCCTCGTCCGCGACGGCGGTCGCGCTCGCCGATGACGCTTTTGTGCAGGTTGACCTCGCGGGCGGCGCGGCGGTTCCCTTCTTCGGGACGAGCCACACCTGCTTCTTCATCGGGAGCAACGGGTATATCACTTTCGGGAACGGGGACTTTTCCTGGAAAGCCAGCCTGTCCGCACATTTCACGTTTTCCCGGATCTCGCCCTTCCTGGCCGACCTCAACCCGCTGAAACGCGGCCGCGTGAGCTGGGCGCAGCTGGCGGACCGCGTGGCCGTCACCTGGGAGGACGTGCCCGCCTACGACTCCTCCCTGCTGTACCCGCCGGAAAACTCCCACAGTTTCCAGGTCGAAATGATGTTTGACGGCGTGATCCGCATCACCTGGCTCAACCTCTTCGCCGCGGACGCCGTGGCGGGCCTCTCCCGCGGGGGCGGCGTCCCGGCGGGCTTCGAGCCCTCCAACCTCGCCGGGAAGCCCTCCTGCGGCGCCCTGGACCCGGAGTATGCCGAGCCCCACACGGCGGACACCAACCAGGACGGCCTTGTCGCCGTGGGCGAGCTGCTGCGCATCGTGCAGTTCTACAACTCCGGCGGCCTCTCCTGCGCCTCGGGCACCGAGGACGGGTTCCAGCCGGGCCCGGGCGGCGGCACGGAGTGCGCCTTCCACGACGCGGACTACGCGCCCGCAGACTGGACCGTCAGCCTCTCGGAGCTGCTCCGGGTGGTCCAGTTCTACAACGCCCGGGGGTACTACCGCGACCCCTACGCCGAGGACGGCTTCCGCCCGAAGTTCGACCCCTGA
- a CDS encoding PTS transporter subunit EIIA, with protein sequence MVFEGEQNALFFLSAVLIAGMLGGWLARLVRLPQELGYMAAGLLIGPAALNLFGEVNIAASLKPVTEVALGVLAVSAGSHLCYRRLHNALGRVGAVALGESAACMALVTLAARWVGVDWPTALVLGAISVATSPATTITLVREMRARGLFVKTLLSVVAVDILLCMLVFALAYRLMDYAYTGEGHRLGPLWIVLRAGAQVLLSLALGLVMGRATGYLIHRARFHRFSLVLVMVLFTVGISDFLGVNFLLSCMFYGVFLTNASESGSRHAEALEPLEPLLYVGFFTAAGASLHLDAVAEAGILCVVFLVARFAGKYLGALAGGWVARMPARMNHQIGLALAPQTGIAIGLVVLLEANPNIPAHTVSVIGTMLLGAITVNELLGPLFTWHAIRRSGEAGRDRRRIMDFLQEEHIAVPFEADTRDGALRSLVERYAFTHHLSAADRAALEESVLRREAESSTNIGRGVAVPHGTLKRGRRVSGVLAVSRNGVPFDDGGEPVRVLVLLVTPPGMADRHLEVMSSLARMVSDNTMHDRLLSALSPYDVAEALQSQEARPYNYFLDDRDEEAAFP encoded by the coding sequence ATGGTTTTTGAAGGCGAACAGAACGCCCTGTTCTTCCTGTCGGCGGTGCTCATCGCCGGCATGCTGGGCGGCTGGCTGGCGCGCCTGGTCCGCCTGCCCCAGGAACTCGGCTACATGGCCGCGGGGCTGCTCATCGGCCCGGCGGCGCTCAACCTCTTCGGCGAGGTGAACATCGCCGCGAGCCTCAAGCCCGTCACGGAGGTCGCCCTCGGGGTGCTGGCCGTGTCCGCGGGCAGCCACCTGTGCTACCGGCGGCTCCACAACGCCCTGGGCCGCGTGGGCGCCGTGGCGCTGGGCGAGTCCGCCGCCTGCATGGCGCTGGTGACCCTCGCCGCGCGGTGGGTCGGCGTGGACTGGCCCACGGCCCTCGTGCTCGGCGCCATCTCCGTGGCCACCTCGCCCGCCACCACCATCACCCTCGTCCGCGAGATGCGCGCCAGGGGGCTCTTCGTCAAGACCCTTCTTTCCGTCGTCGCCGTGGACATCCTCCTGTGCATGCTCGTGTTCGCCCTGGCCTACCGCCTCATGGACTACGCCTACACCGGCGAGGGGCACCGCCTCGGACCGCTGTGGATTGTCCTGCGCGCCGGGGCGCAGGTGCTGCTCTCCCTCGCCCTGGGCCTGGTCATGGGCCGCGCCACGGGCTACCTCATCCACCGCGCGCGGTTCCACCGCTTCAGCCTCGTTCTGGTCATGGTCCTGTTCACCGTGGGCATCTCCGATTTCCTCGGCGTCAACTTCCTCCTGTCCTGCATGTTCTACGGCGTCTTCCTCACCAACGCCTCCGAAAGCGGCTCCCGCCACGCCGAAGCCCTCGAGCCCCTGGAGCCCCTGCTCTACGTCGGCTTCTTCACCGCCGCCGGCGCCTCGCTCCACCTCGACGCCGTCGCCGAGGCCGGCATCCTCTGCGTGGTTTTCCTGGTGGCCCGCTTCGCGGGCAAATACCTTGGCGCCCTCGCCGGCGGCTGGGTGGCCCGCATGCCCGCGCGCATGAACCACCAGATCGGCCTCGCCCTCGCCCCCCAGACCGGCATCGCCATCGGCCTCGTCGTCCTCCTTGAGGCCAACCCCAACATCCCCGCCCACACCGTCTCCGTCATCGGCACCATGCTCCTCGGCGCCATCACGGTCAACGAGCTTCTCGGCCCCCTGTTCACCTGGCATGCGATCCGCCGCTCCGGCGAGGCCGGCCGCGACCGCCGCCGCATCATGGACTTCCTCCAGGAGGAGCACATCGCCGTGCCCTTCGAGGCCGACACCCGCGACGGGGCCCTCCGCAGCCTCGTTGAGCGCTACGCCTTCACGCACCATCTGTCCGCCGCCGACCGCGCCGCGCTGGAGGAAAGCGTCCTGCGGCGCGAGGCCGAATCCTCCACCAACATCGGCCGCGGCGTCGCCGTGCCCCACGGCACCCTCAAGCGCGGCCGCCGCGTCTCCGGCGTCCTCGCCGTCAGCCGCAACGGCGTCCCCTTCGACGACGGCGGAGAGCCCGTCCGCGTGCTCGTGCTCCTCGTCACGCCGCCCGGCATGGCCGACCGCCACCTCGAGGTCATGTCCAGCCTCGCCCGCATGGTCTCCGACAACACCATGCACGACCGGCTGCTGTCCGCCCTCAGCCCCTACGACGTCGCCGAGGCCCTCCAAAGCCAGGAGGCCCGTCCCTACAACTACTTCCTCGACGACCGCGACGAGGAGGCCGCGTTCCCGTAG
- the rpmJ gene encoding 50S ribosomal protein L36: protein MKVLSSLKCAKTRHPGCKVVRRKGRVYVINKLAPRFKARQG from the coding sequence ATGAAAGTGCTGAGTTCGCTGAAATGCGCCAAGACGCGCCACCCCGGATGCAAAGTCGTGCGCCGCAAGGGCCGCGTCTACGTCATCAACAAACTGGCCCCCCGCTTCAAGGCGCGCCAGGGCTGA